The following proteins come from a genomic window of Nocardioides albertanoniae:
- a CDS encoding AurF N-oxygenase family protein — MTAVQDEKSTGYVRQGKQAYLDTLRTLSEASVEVNFDPFKDIDWDSAELEVRSDDERWILNASDEIGAHPWYQGLPKQRQIEIGMYRWAQVAKVGLQFEQLLIGGVMNHLVWSENNNPEFRYATHEVTEETHHTQMFQEFVNRVNPDVAGAPTYYKVLVPFLASAGAFFPEAFFTGILAGEEPIDHLQKGAMRSGGSHPAANRIMQIHIAEEARHIGFAHQYLEQHVPELGRVKKTVLAYVFPLIMRLLCDVIMVPSKQARHDMGIPDEVAKQIWWKSAESEKLLRDLFGDVRLLADNLGIRKGPAKLLWKMTGIDGRPSRFRAEPRAASY, encoded by the coding sequence ATGACCGCCGTTCAGGATGAGAAGTCCACTGGATACGTCCGCCAGGGCAAGCAGGCCTATCTCGACACGCTCCGGACGCTGTCCGAGGCCTCGGTGGAGGTCAACTTCGACCCGTTCAAGGACATCGACTGGGACTCGGCCGAGCTCGAGGTGCGATCCGACGACGAGCGCTGGATCCTCAACGCGTCCGACGAGATCGGTGCCCACCCCTGGTATCAGGGTCTTCCCAAGCAGCGCCAGATCGAGATCGGCATGTATCGCTGGGCCCAGGTCGCCAAGGTCGGCCTGCAGTTCGAGCAGCTGCTCATCGGCGGTGTGATGAACCACCTGGTCTGGTCGGAGAACAACAACCCGGAGTTCCGCTACGCGACTCACGAGGTGACCGAGGAGACCCACCACACCCAGATGTTCCAGGAGTTCGTCAACCGGGTGAACCCCGACGTCGCCGGCGCGCCGACCTACTACAAGGTCCTGGTGCCGTTCCTGGCCTCGGCCGGTGCGTTCTTCCCGGAGGCCTTCTTCACCGGCATCCTCGCCGGTGAGGAGCCCATCGACCACCTGCAGAAGGGCGCGATGCGCTCCGGCGGCAGCCACCCCGCGGCCAACCGGATCATGCAGATCCACATCGCCGAGGAGGCCCGCCACATCGGCTTCGCCCACCAGTACCTCGAGCAGCACGTGCCCGAGCTAGGCCGGGTGAAGAAGACGGTGCTGGCCTACGTCTTCCCGCTCATCATGCGTCTGCTCTGCGACGTGATCATGGTGCCGAGCAAGCAGGCTCGCCACGACATGGGCATCCCCGACGAGGTCGCCAAGCAGATCTGGTGGAAGTCGGCGGAGTCGGAGAAGCTGCTGCGCGACCTCTTCGGCGACGTACGCCTGCTGGCCGACAACCTGGGCATCCGCAAGGGCCCGGCCAAGCTGCTGTGGAAGATGACCGGTATCGACGGCCGTCCTTCGCGCTTCCGCGCCGAGCCGCGCGCCGCCTCCTACTGA
- a CDS encoding aromatic ring-hydroxylating dioxygenase subunit alpha, producing the protein MSEATTTMAAREWPQALSKVPYWVFQDAEVYRAEQQNIFHGPFWSYLCLEAELGEPGDYCATFIGEQPVLVTRDFDGEIYAFENRCAHRGSLIAMDHYGHAKDFTCVYHAWTYNLQGDLTGVAFEEGINGKGGMGSDFCKRAHSPRRLRLANVHGLIFGSLDNDVPDIEDYLGQEILDRIERVLGGRKPVVLGRFTQNLPNNWKLYIENVKDSYHASILHLFFTTFGLNKLNQKGGIVVSESGAHHVSWSAINREAESGEHYKDQKIRSDSEYQLEDPSLVDSFSEVGDDITLQILSVYPGFVLQQIQNSIAVRQVLPTGVDTTDLHWTYLGFEEDTEEQQLVRMKQSNLVGPAGYVSMEDGAIGGFVQRGIAGASGEFATVQMGGQEAVSSESRVTEASIRGFWKVYREAMGFSIEESK; encoded by the coding sequence ATGTCAGAGGCGACCACCACCATGGCCGCACGCGAGTGGCCCCAGGCGCTCAGCAAGGTTCCCTACTGGGTGTTCCAGGACGCGGAGGTCTACCGCGCCGAGCAGCAGAACATCTTCCACGGACCGTTCTGGAGCTACCTCTGCCTGGAGGCCGAGCTAGGTGAGCCCGGCGACTACTGCGCAACCTTCATCGGCGAGCAGCCGGTGCTGGTGACCCGCGACTTCGACGGCGAGATCTATGCCTTCGAGAACCGCTGCGCACACCGTGGCTCGCTCATCGCGATGGACCACTACGGCCACGCGAAGGACTTCACCTGCGTCTACCACGCCTGGACCTACAACCTCCAGGGCGACCTGACCGGTGTCGCCTTCGAGGAGGGCATCAACGGCAAGGGCGGGATGGGCTCGGACTTCTGCAAGAGGGCGCACAGCCCGCGCAGGCTCCGGCTCGCCAACGTCCACGGCCTGATCTTCGGCAGCCTCGACAACGACGTCCCCGACATCGAGGACTACCTCGGCCAGGAGATCCTCGACCGCATCGAGCGGGTCCTCGGCGGCCGCAAGCCGGTGGTGCTGGGTCGCTTCACCCAGAATCTGCCGAACAACTGGAAGCTCTACATCGAGAACGTCAAGGACTCCTACCACGCGAGCATCCTGCACCTGTTCTTCACCACCTTCGGGCTCAACAAGCTGAACCAGAAGGGCGGCATCGTCGTCTCGGAGAGCGGCGCCCACCACGTCAGCTGGTCCGCGATCAACCGTGAGGCCGAGTCCGGCGAGCACTACAAGGACCAGAAGATCCGCTCCGACTCCGAGTACCAGCTCGAGGATCCCTCGCTGGTCGACAGCTTCAGCGAGGTCGGCGACGACATCACCCTCCAGATCCTCTCGGTCTACCCCGGCTTCGTGCTGCAGCAGATCCAGAACTCGATCGCCGTACGCCAGGTGCTGCCGACCGGCGTCGACACGACCGACCTCCACTGGACCTATCTCGGTTTCGAGGAGGACACCGAGGAGCAGCAGCTGGTCCGGATGAAGCAGTCCAACCTGGTCGGCCCGGCCGGGTACGTCTCGATGGAGGACGGCGCCATCGGCGGCTTCGTCCAGCGCGGCATCGCCGGCGCCAGCGGGGAGTTCGCGACCGTCCAGATGGGCGGCCAGGAAGCGGTCTCCAGCGAGAGCCGGGTCACCGAGGCCTCCATCCGGGGCTTCTGGAAGGTCTACCGCGAGGCCATGGGCTTCAGCATCGAGGAGAGCAAGTGA
- a CDS encoding IclR family transcriptional regulator domain-containing protein, which translates to MSEGMAGLAKGLAVLEAFSRESPRLTISDAARATGLSRAAARRCLMTLVEAGYLTFDEKFFSPTPRVLRLGAIYADAVPLPQLARPHLTALREALGESVSLAVMEGDESLFVARSEVARVFDAGVRVGARLPLYASATGHALLAGLDDQDLDAYLERVELVARTSRTILDHARLRERIEDVRHEGVAVSDEELEVGLFALAVPVKDARGVTVASISVSAAVARLDVVEFRSRGGEAMLRHAEQLGRQL; encoded by the coding sequence ATGAGCGAGGGAATGGCTGGTCTGGCCAAGGGCCTGGCGGTGCTGGAGGCGTTCAGTCGGGAGTCGCCGAGACTGACGATCAGCGACGCCGCGCGGGCGACCGGGCTCAGCCGCGCGGCGGCTCGGCGATGCCTGATGACTCTCGTCGAGGCGGGCTATCTGACCTTCGATGAGAAGTTCTTCAGCCCGACCCCGAGGGTGCTCCGGCTCGGGGCGATCTACGCGGATGCGGTGCCCCTCCCGCAGCTGGCGCGACCGCATCTCACGGCCCTGCGAGAGGCGTTGGGCGAGTCGGTCTCGCTCGCTGTAATGGAGGGCGACGAGTCCCTCTTCGTGGCGCGTAGCGAGGTGGCGCGCGTCTTCGACGCCGGCGTGCGGGTCGGAGCGCGGCTGCCGCTGTATGCCTCGGCGACCGGACATGCCCTGCTGGCCGGTCTCGACGATCAGGACCTCGACGCCTATCTCGAGCGGGTCGAGCTGGTGGCGCGTACGTCTCGGACGATCCTCGATCACGCGCGGTTGCGCGAGCGGATCGAGGACGTCCGGCACGAGGGGGTCGCGGTCAGTGACGAGGAGCTCGAGGTCGGGCTGTTCGCGCTGGCGGTGCCGGTCAAGGATGCGCGCGGGGTCACGGTGGCGTCGATCTCGGTCAGCGCGGCGGTGGCGCGCCTGGACGTGGTGGAGTTCCGGAGCCGGGGCGGCGAGGCCATGCTCCGCCATGCCGAGCAGTTGGGCCGGCAGCTCTGA